From the Fusarium keratoplasticum isolate Fu6.1 chromosome 14, whole genome shotgun sequence genome, the window GCGATGAGGTTTGGCGATTCTTGGCAAAGGCTCTCGGGCAAATGGGGTGGTTATTTGGCGATGCTTACGCAAAGAGTCTCGGGCAAATGCAGTGGTGTTTGGTGATGCTTGCGCAAACACTCCCGCGCAGCTTGATGGTGTTTAGCGCAAGGCTTGAGCAAATGATCCCGCGCCGATTGAAGTGGtttgaagaggaagaggaggaaacaAAACTGTACCGAGAGCCCCGCCCGTGAAGATTGTTGTGGTTGAGTGTTGCCACGGTTGACCATGATTCACTGCCGCATCGGATTGACTGTGATTCATAGTCGCAACCACTGCCCCCCGCTCAAGATGTAAATAATCGGCGCGCGGcatctctccctcttcttcttcttcttcttcttcttcttcctccacctctTGGCCctcccctcttcttcctcttccatctctctcttctgCATGGGCTGATCAACTCGTGCGCATCGCccgcatcctcctctccatcgcgGCATCATATCTTGGCCAGCCTGCCTTTGACACTCACGATTTCCTCTGCCCGCATCATCGCCAGCCTCCTCTCGGCGCTCAcgtctctctctctcttcgacctccttggcctcctggCCTTCTTCGATCATTCCCCGCCGACCAGTCCATCGAACAATACCTCCCGCCCGAGCCATCATCCACTGCGCGCTGCACactctgcctcctccccgGTCTGCAGACGCTTGACACCAGGTGAGATCTCCCCCGCCGAAGCCGGATTGACCGTGCTCACCATGCCATAGTCTAGCCTCTAGCCTCACCCTCTGGCTCGTGGCCTTGCGCGGAGACGCCCTCTTGTTCTCCTCGACGCCCAGTACGTGATCACCCTCTTGCCTCTCCCTTGCGCGCGCTGACGACGTGACAAGAAGAGCCCAGCTCTGCCATCTCCTCCCGTGGCCTTGCCTCGCCTTCCCTCCcgtctcctcttcctcgccagcagcaccatggcctcgactTTCCCTCGCCGACCTCCCAGCTACTTTGCCACGGAGAACAACCAGCTCCCCCTCCTCGCcggcaagctcaagaaccCCGGCGGACCAGACAAGTTCATCGCGCCCGATGAGCTCCACCTCCTGGACCTGCCGCGGCTGTACCGACAGCAGCCTGCCCTGTTCCAGCCTCGCGATGAGTGGGATACGTCGGCCACCCCCTCAGCCGCCGGCGCCGCCCTGCCagccctcgacgacagcCCGCAGCTGATCATGCGCAAGTTTGCTGGCCGCCAGCGGTCATGCTTCCCTCCTCCGCAGGGCTGGGACATCAGCTGGGGCGAGCATGTCTGCCGCCTCTGGAAACTCTGGGTTGATATCGACAAGGAGGTGAAGCTCTCCAGCACCTCTctcgtcgagctcctccccctcctctcgTACGGCTTGGAGGACATGATCTGCCTTGCCCGTCGGGAGCTCATCATCTACGACGCAGCGGTCAAGCCCAACTCGCACTTTGGCATGTCTCAGGGCAGACCCTTCCACGACAAGAGTCCCTACCTCGCTGGCTACCACGACAAGGTCTCTAGAGGGGAACCAGCACTTAGGttttcaacaccacaaccaGAATTACTCATCTTATATAGTTTGATTGGGTAGCTAACTACCTCAACAATATAGAAATGCATTCTTTTTTCTTCAAATCTATGTTGCTGTTGTATCACACAGTTAAACTTAATGACCTCGAAAGCCGTCGGAGAACAGAGCGCGGTAGTGCGTTACAATTTCCTATTCTGGGTTAGTAAACTTTTAGTGTGGGCGTTACATTTTCCTAATCAGGTTAGCACACTTTCACGCCGGAAAGAAACTACAGTTGTCTATTGTCAACCTAGCACCGATACATGAATGCAGACATCGAACAAAAGATCAGTGTAGATTGAGGATTAAAAGGAGCGTGTGTTCTCCTATCTAAAGGAGCGACGAAAGTCGGTCTCTTTATACCCGTGTTCAGTCTGCCGATTCATAGACAGCAGGCTGTTGCCTGACGCTCGTTGTGGTCGTTCACTCTCATCGTGAACAAGTTCACGATGATCGTGATCCTTGCCCCCAACAGTAAGCGAAGGTCTCCGGAGCTTGACACCATCATTCCATAGGACGGTTGAGATGTGGCAGGCGTCGGGACGGCCTGGTTGGACGCCTCAGAGAGAGGCTCATGCGTGGTGAATGATGTGGTAGCAGTTGGCCTTCCTGGAGGCCAGTTCCTGACCTTACCAATCTGGAGACCATTGTGAGGCACTGGGTGGCTGACACAAGGCTGGCAGGCTAACTCCACGTCTTCGCGATAAGTGAGGGAAACTGAATCAAACTTTTGGGCGCAGTTCGTCTCGTGATGAGCGGCTCGACACACTATGTTGGGAATCACGCAACGTCtcatggtgaagatgagcCCAAGACTATAATCCATACAGGTGCTGAGTTAAGTTACAGCATATCGGAGTTCGCAGTCAGAGGCCTTTGTTATGGCCAGTGACGTGATACCTACCGCGTCGCGGACGCGTTGCGGGCCATGGCCAAACGCGGCGGGGGCGGGGCGGCGCGAGACGATCATTAGCATCCATCCTCAAGCATAAACTCGCTAGCTCGGATGAGTGGGCACAGCCTTGAACTGACCGGTGCGGAAATTAGTGCCCCGAACCGGGCCACCTCATGCTAATGCACAGACAGGAGAGCCCTGCGCGTCGTGGAGGCAGGTACATCAAGGGTGCGGCGGCTGTCCGATTGGCGGCCGGGTTGGGGCTGGCTGACTTAGCACGCGGGGTAAAATTCACTCGTGGACGGCTCGGACTTGCAAGAACCTGCAAGTCCTAAATTTAAGGTATCACCAAGGGGTTAGGATAAGGACACCTGTCTTTACACATGAGTGTAAAGATACAATAAGGCTTAGGAAATTTTTGCCTCAACCTCAGGCAATGAATGGTGCTATGTGTTTATTTCGCTGTAGTTGCTGGAAGGCATTCTGCTAATTCAACTGAGAACGCATTTAGCAGGGCCGTTTCGTCGAACACCTGTTCTTTCGGATGTATGGTAAGTCTTATACTTGTACGACAGTATGAGCAGCTGTCAAAGCTGGAGCCTACGCTTATGGCGGTGGCAGTGTGTTTGCGGCTGCGCAGGCAGGATCGCGGACTGGCCAATGGCACAATGTCGCTAGGCTGGCGGCAGCTGAGCTACctgctgtggctgtggctgtgACAATAGCATTGGCGGTTGGCGGTGGAATTGATGGCTGCCACGTCACATATGTAGGAGCCGCGACGCTGTGTTGACAAGGCTCTGGACTTGGTCTTGGATGCCTCTTGCCATGCACAAACACAGTACCATGTCCCAAATATATCagccctcctcgtccttcctGAGGTCAGActggcatcttcatcctttTATTCTTTGCCGTGAATAGCTTCCACCATGTCGCTCAACATTATTGTTCCGCACTTCTTTCTGCCGCAAAGCTCTGTCAAGCTGGCCCGCTTCATCACGAATATTGATCATCCACACCAGAGCTTTCACGATCCTCTGTACACCGAAACACCAAAGCCCGCCGTTTCGCCCCGCGAGGCTTTCGTCGGATTGAACCACAAAAGCAGCAATGCTAGCTTCGCATCTGCACTCACGTCTCTTATGTCGGCAGGATTTTCGAAGCGTGCTAAGGCTCAGGTGAAGATCACGGCAGAATGCGTCAAGACCCACACGCTCGACAATTCCGACGAGTGGTTCAACAAAGCCATGGAAATTCTAGCCACCAAGACCTGGATCGAGAGACAGGTAGACAGAGGCCATGACATATACATGATCGTGGGATTTCACACAATCACGAATGCCCGCATTGTCGAGGAATTCGTCCATGGGATAGATGTCGGCGGCCAAATCCACGTCCCTGTCAGCCTCTCTCTTGCTGCATTCGGCGTCGTCGCGCCTCTCGGAGAGATCATTGATCCTTCAGTCGGGGGGAACAATGATTGCGTTGACAACACGCAAACCTCTTTCAGGGCGCCGGGCGAACAGGTCTGCGCTTTCCAGTACCGCAAAATCCGGCATCGGTGGTTGTCCAGCAAAAGTGCCGATACCTTTCGGCTCTCCAAATCGCCTCGGTGGTCCTCCGTTGAGAGGGGCAgggacgaggaagatggcgaagATGACATTATTAAAGTGGAGGCGACACCACTGTCTGAGGGGGCCATTGACGGAGAGTGGGACAGGATGGACGCGCCAGGGGGGGAGATTCTACTGATCCGCGCGGGAGAAACAGAAGAATAGGTGACGAATGAAAATTTGATAGATGGATCAGGTCTTCCGGcaaataataaaattataaacTTAGGTCGAGACATACAACTCCTAGCGGGAGTACACAAGCTCCATGACGATTTTGTGGTAAGGGCATCGCAGCATTAGTCCACCTGGGTCGGTCCGCTCCTGGCGTCCCCACATGGTTGCGGCCATCAATCCCGCAGAAGATTTGCAAGGGCAGTGGGGCAGTGCTGCCTCATCTTATCTTCAGGATATGGGGTAGTGTGACTAGTCCTATTTCGGTCCCTCCGCTCTACTATGATTGACTGGTTGATTACAAACGTGGACGCGACCACGTCGACATCTCGACGCGTCTGGAGAAATCAGGCGATCAATTATAGCTGAAATAGGACTAGTCACACTGCCCTCTCATGCATTGTCCCTTCGAGACAAGACCGAGACAACCAAGGACTTCCGTGGCCGGCTTCAAACAaacttcatcaaggaccaggGGGTTCAACGCACGGACGAGTAGTGTGTAATTCAGAACCCCTACTGCGCGTTCGGCCACTCTGCACGAGATCCAATCAATATATGGATTCCAACTTTTACAAAAGTCCAGTATACCCGTTGATTTGGTCTCTTCGTTTTATTCTCGTACAAAAACCTGCTGATCTGGCTAGGATATGCTGTACCGCAATTTATGAGTTACCGTACCTCGGACGTGTTGTAAAGATTCCATATCGCGCATGACCTGGGATTGTTGGGGTTGGTAGGAGGCATCCAGGGCTGAGTGTTGGACCCATAGCCGCCGCCACAAGGAGCAGCTTTTCAGCAGGCGACCACTGAGCGAACTCCAAATCCAAGTCAGCACACATTCCGCCCATCACAGCCACCGCCAGAATAGACTGCCACCAGCCCCGCACGACACGTAATGATTCTGACCCGGCACCATACCATAATCAGGCTGTCATCATGCAAATGAGGGTCGACGAGGGATGCGCTAACCTTCCcatcggccatggcgataAAAGCATATCTCTTGAGTGCGTGCGGACCTCCGCAAAGTCACTCGCCCCACTTATCTTGGTCACCTCGGAAGTACGTGAGGGGTACGAAAAGTTTAATGCGAGAAGAAATTGATGCCATTTTACACCCTAAACAGCATCAAATTATTTTGATCTCATCAATGAGCTCCCCTCCAACTCTAGACGAGATACAGGTCATCACCCCCTATGATGACACGAGCTTTCTCGATGAACGGCACAGCCATCGCATTTGGCCCAATGATTCAACCCGGGCCGCGGTTTTTCCGGCCGAAGAGGACCAAGGCACGAGCTTCGAGCCCTTCCAAGTGGAAACACGTAAATTTCATATCAACACCCTGCCTCCAACGCCTCTGAAGCTATTCCAACTTTTCCTCCCTATATCCCTCGTTGAAAAATGGGTCGTCTATACGAGAAGCTGGGTCTCGTGGCTCAAATTGAACGGCTGGATCGACAGCTGGAAAACCGAAATGAAGCGAACCTCAAAACTCCACAAATGGGAAGGTCCAACGGCTTCAGaggtgatgacgatgattgCAGTGCTTATTTATATGGGAGTGCataaggaaaagaagataCGAAGCTATTGGGAGAGCCCCAAGCCCGGTATTCAACGCGCTGAGCACTCATTTGTTAAGTTCATCTCATACGATAACTTTCAGCTTATCCACAGGCACCTTCGCCCCTTTGACCACACCCAAGTAGACGAGACTGCACCACTTCCGAAGGTATTCCAAGGCGTTGAAGAGTGGTCTGAGCACATACAAGCCGTATCCATGCAGCTGTTCCGGCCTGGGTCCCACCTAGCTATCGATGAGTGCATAATCCGCTATACGGGCAGAAGTGACGCTACCACGACTATCAAAAGCAAGCCCGACCCTGTGGGTTTCAAGATTTGGGTCATAGCCCAGCTGGGCTTCTTTATTCACTGGCTATGGCATATCAAAGATGCAGAACATGGCGCCGTTGGCGTTGAAATTTCAACGCAGATATTATCATCACAGCCCTCACAACCCTCACAAGCCCGGCCtaggaaaagaaggaaggtCTCAGCCAAGGCCGCAGAGGAAGCCCCTGATAtagaagacgatgatgaagcagTGAATTCGACCCAAGCCGTCGTTATTGGCCTTACAAAAACACTGCCAAAATCGACATATCACGTCTTTGTggataacctcttctcgtccCCACCTCTCTTCCGCAACCTCCGCAAGCAGGGCTACGGGGCCACTGGCACAGCTCGTGCGAATAGTGGCATCCACGAGGAATTAGTCAGGGATAAGAACGATGACGGCAAGGTCAAAAAAATGTACGAATTTAATGCCGTCAAGGCGATACCAACCCCTGACAACCAGGTACTGACTTCAGACACTTTTGGCTGAGAATCCCCTACTAATTCGCCTTCGTGCTGTAACCACAGGTCAACCAAATCGCTTGGAAGGACACTAAGCTTGTGTTATTCTTGTCTACCGTGTTTAccggcgccgacgatgagcGTGTTGTCCgacagaggaagaagccgtcATCCAAGAAGTCAGAGGCCAAGCCGATACGCCGTTTTTTTAGGAACGAAGCTGTCAAAATGATCAACATACCGACAGTGGCTGCTGCTTACAACGACGAGATGAACCATGTTGACCGTGGTGATCAGCTGAGGTCATATTATAAGTATGATCATGCCCTCCGCCGGGGCCCGTGGCAAGCACTAGCCTGGACCTTCCTCCTTGATGTGGCCCTTGTTAACAGCTATGTTGCTCAACTTCACGGGCAGCCAAAGTGGAAGAGATACACGAATCACAGGCAGTGGCGAGAGTGCATTTATAACGAATTATTCAACGCCTACGGTCATGATAGTCAGGCAAGGCAGCTTTACCGAGCAGGAGACGAGCGTGATCTACAGGATGCCGAATTACAGCGTAAACACGTGGACCGGGAGATCAATTTTATCAACCGTCATGCCAAATCAGACTGCCTAGCCTGTCAAGGGTGTCGGCAGGGGCAGCTGAGAACAAACGCCTCGGAATGGAGCCCTCTTACGGAGGTCAGCGGCAATCAGGAAAAAAAGGAGAGGAAGCGGCCTAAGGTGCGTAGTCAGACCACCTTCGGATGCCGTATCTGTGATGTTGCGATATGTCAAAGCAAACATTGCTGGGACTTCTATCACCACCTAATTTAGCATGGGAATTTTGTACCTTTTATTTCGCACATTTTAATTGGCCATACCCCCTCATCGTTACCACAGTGGAGGTCCGCACGCACTCAGGAGATAAGAGACAAATCATCCCAGCTAGGCAGCGAGCACCTCAGGAATCAAGCTTCTCCCAGCTCAGCACTTTCATCCCAGCTCAGCAACTCCGCGATATTAGCCAGGCTGCCATCCAACCTGCGCGCGACCCACCTTCGCTGCCAGTACCACAACAGCAGCAGTGCGCTGGTGGTCCATGTGAGAATCCTATGAGTCCGAAAGCTTACTGACTCAACCTCTCGCTCCAGGCCAGGACAGGGAGCAAGAGCCACATTGGCCTGGCATTTATCTTGGTATGCGCAGGCAGCCATGGGCATGATGCAAGAAAATGATCCGGGCTGGCCAGGTATGGAGAACATCCTCAGTATCATGCTTGAGAGTCGATATGAGCGAACAGGAAACATTGCCGACCTAGAGGAAGCAATCAGCGTGACTCGTCAAGCAGTCGATGCCACTCCTGAAGACCACCCCGACCGCGCAGGCAGGTTAAACCTCCTGGGAATCAATCTTCAGAGTCGGTATAAACGGACTGGGGAGATAGGCGACCTAGAGGAAGCAATCAGCGTGGCCCGTCAAGCAGTCGACGCCACTCCTGAAGACCACCCCGACCGCCCAGCCTGGTTGAACAACCTGGGAATCCATCTTCAGAGTCGGTATGAACGGACTGGAGCGATGGGCGACCTAGAGGAAGCAATTAGAGTGGCTCGTCAAGCAGTCAACGCCACTCCTGAAGATCATACCCTCCGCCAAGCCTGGTTGAACAACCTGGGAAGCAGACTTCAGAGTCGGTATAAACGGGCTGGAGCGATGAGCGACCTAGAGGAAGCAATCAGCGTGGCCCGTCAAGCAGTCAACGCCACTCCTGAAGACCACCCCGACCGCCCAGGCGGGTTAAACCTCCTGGGAGTCAATCTTCAGAGTCGGTATGAACGGACTGGGGAGATAGGCGACCTAGAGGAAGCAATCAGCGTGACTCGTCAAGCAGTCGACGCCACTCCTGAAGACCACCCCGACCGCGCAGCCCGGTTAAGCAACATGGGAATGAATCTTGGTCGCCGGTATCAACAGACTGGGGAGATAGGCGACCTTGATAATGCCTCTAATTATCTCCAAATGGCTTGGAACACAACAATGGCCATTCCCTTTCATCGTATCCAGGCCGCCTCTCAGTGCATCAAGTTGCTTGCCCTCCAGCGCAAGATAGACACTGCTATATCGCTTGGTAAAGATGTCATTAATCTATTGCCCACGGTGAACACAAAACTTCTCGGCCGCAGCGATCAACAGTACGTCGTATCGACCTTTGCAGGCGTAGCTGCCGATCTTTGCGCACTGCTCCTGGCATCAGACCAGACCTGCGACGCCCTTCACTTCCTAGAGAAAGGCCGGGCGGTCATTCTGAGTCAGCTAATAGACAGCCGGAGCGACGTGTCCCATTTGGCACAGAAACATCCAGAGATTGCTCGCCGCTACGAAGAGCTCCGCGACGAGGTCAATACTCCCCTGGTCGGCCTTGAGCAAGATGCTCTAAGAGAACAGGGCAGGCGACGTCGTCAAGCCGCCCTGGACTTGGACGCCTGTATAGGAGAGATCCGAAACATTATGGGTTATGAGCGATTCTTGCTCGGTCAGACAACAGCCGAGATGCAACAGTGCGCAGCGGGAGGCAGCATCCTAGTAGTTAATATCACGGAGTTCCGGAGCGACGCCATTATTGTTTCACCCGCGGCCATCAAGGCAATCAACCTCTCTGAGTTGTCTGCATCAGACGCAAAGGCCTGGCTGAGTAAAGACTGGACCGGCCGGAGAGCCGAACGTGCAGCGAAAAATCGAGAGTATTTGGCCTACCTGGCTTGGCTCTGGAAGTCTTGCGTCAGGCAGATACTAGATGAGCTGCGCATACTCCACGAGCCAGCAGCGCAAGACCTCTCGAGAGTGTGGTGGATCGGGAGTGGTCTTGCTAGCTCGATGCCTTTCCATGCAGCCAGCATACACCGCATCGGCGCGACCGAGACCGCCTACCACAAGGTGGTCTCGTCGTATATACCGTCGATCAAAGCGCTGGCCCACGCTCGAAGGCGAACCGAGAATTTGGAAATGACACAGGGGTCGCTCTTGGTAGTAACGATGCCGGCAACGCCGGCTGACGGCCAGAGGCCACTGTCTGGCCTTCCCGGTGTCACTCGAGAAAAGGACATTCTGTTGGGGCTGAGCAGGGGACACATTTCGGCAGAGCACATGGAGCAGCCCAGCGTTGATCAGGTGTTCGAAGGACTACGGCGGTGCTGCATCGCACACTTTGCGTGCCACGGGTCGACGGACCATGTGGATCCATCGAACAGCGGACTCATATTGCAGAGGCGCAGAGAGGATTACGTGGGTAATGGGGGCAATGGAAACGACAACGAAGTCGAGCTCGTTCAGGACAGACTTACGGTGGGGACGATCTCGGAAATGAACCTCAAGCATGCGCGGCTGGCCTACCTATCGGCCTGCTCGACGGCGCAAAACAAGGTAGTGAGGCTGTGGGACGAGGTCATCCACGTGGTGAGCGGATTCCAGATGGCAGGGTTTCCACACGTGGTCGGCTGTCTCTGGCCGTCGAATGATAGGGTGTGCGTGGAGGTGGCGAGAGGGTTCTACTCGTCGGTCTTCAGgcaaggggaggggggctgGAGGGATGGAGAGATGGCGGCGGCACTGAGAGAGGCGGTGATGGCGGTCAGGGGGGATAAGATGGAGACGCCGCTGCATTGGGCGCAGTTTGTTCACTACGGTCCCTAAGGTGTGCGTGGGGTTTTTCTAGTGATTGTAGCTTAAGATTTGAGGAGAGTAGTACAGTGATAACCGTGACGAGTTTCTACCGCTCTCTGAGCTGCTCCTTCGTTCATCGCAACCGTATCCCGCCGATCCCTACCAAGGCAAATAATCCAGTCATTCAGAGGCTTCTCACCACCTAGAGACGGGGTTACCAAGCAGCGAGGCGACCCCTAGAAGCCATGCAAGGCCTTATGCACagccagagagccaagtTAGTGGTGACACTATCCCTTCAATTGTCGAAAGCCCCCGTCATGTACCTCGCCCCACACCACCCCTGTCACATGATCGGTACATGGGGGGAACCTGGGACG encodes:
- a CDS encoding CHAT domain-containing protein, with amino-acid sequence MGMMQENDPGWPGMENILSIMLESRYERTGNIADLEEAISVTRQAVDATPEDHPDRAGRLNLLGINLQSRYKRTGEIGDLEEAISVARQAVDATPEDHPDRPAWLNNLGIHLQSRYERTGAMGDLEEAIRVARQAVNATPEDHTLRQAWLNNLGSRLQSRYKRAGAMSDLEEAISVARQAVNATPEDHPDRPGGLNLLGVNLQSRYERTGEIGDLEEAISVTRQAVDATPEDHPDRAARLSNMGMNLGRRYQQTGEIGDLDNASNYLQMAWNTTMAIPFHRIQAASQCIKLLALQRKIDTAISLGKDVINLLPTVNTKLLGRSDQQYVVSTFAGVAADLCALLLASDQTCDALHFLEKGRAVILSQLIDSRSDVSHLAQKHPEIARRYEELRDEVNTPLVGLEQDALREQGRRRRQAALDLDACIGEIRNIMGYERFLLGQTTAEMQQCAAGGSILVVNITEFRSDAIIVSPAAIKAINLSELSASDAKAWLSKDWTGRRAERAAKNREYLAYLAWLWKSCVRQILDELRILHEPAAQDLSRVWWIGSGLASSMPFHAASIHRIGATETAYHKVVSSYIPSIKALAHARRRTENLEMTQGSLLVVTMPATPADGQRPLSGLPGVTREKDILLGLSRGHISAEHMEQPSVDQVFEGLRRCCIAHFACHGSTDHVDPSNSGLILQRRREDYVGNGGNGNDNEVELVQDRLTVGTISEMNLKHARLAYLSACSTAQNKVVRLWDEVIHVVSGFQMAGFPHVVGCLWPSNDRVCVEVARGFYSSVFRQGEGGWRDGEMAAALREAVMAVRGDKMETPLHWAQFVHYGP